The proteins below are encoded in one region of Balaenoptera acutorostrata chromosome 11, mBalAcu1.1, whole genome shotgun sequence:
- the GALNT4 gene encoding polypeptide N-acetylgalactosaminyltransferase 4, whose product MRIRMAVRWTWAGKSCLLLALLTVAYLLVELSVSTFHASPGAGLTRERGPRQLSDSGKKAVDLSRPLYEKPPADSHALGEWGKASKLQLKEGELKQQEELIERYAINIYLSDRISLHRHIEDKRMYECKSKKFNYRRLPTTSVIVAFYNEAWSTLLRTIHSVLETSPAVLLKEIILVDDLSDRVYLKTQLETYISNLDRVRLIRTNKREGLVRARLIGATFATGDVLTFLDCHCECNTGWLEPLLERIAKDETAIVCPVIDTIDWNTFEFYMQTGEPMIGGFDWRLTFQWHSVPKHERERRKTRIDPIRSPTMAGGLFAVSKKYFQYLGTYDTGMEVWGGENLELSFRVWQCGGKLEIHPCSHVGHVFPKRAPYARPNFLQNTARAAEVWMDGYKEHFYNRNPPARKEAYGDISERKLLRERLRCKSFDWYLKNVFSNLHVPEDRPGWHGAIRSIGISSECLDYNSPDSNPTGANLSLFGCHGQGGNQFFEYTSNKEIRFNSVTELCAEVAEQKSHVGMQNCPKDGFPVPANIIWYFKEDGTIFHPHSGLCLSAYRTPEGRPDVQMRTCDALDKNQIWKFEK is encoded by the coding sequence ATGAGGATCCGGATGGCCGTGAGGTGGACGTGGGCAGGCAAAAGCTGCCTGCTGCTGGCGCTTTTAACAGTGGCCTATCTCCTGGTGGAACTCTCCGTCTCCACTTTCCATGCCTCCCCAGGAGCCGGCCTTACCAGGGAGCGGGGGCCAAGACAGCTCTCAGACTCCGGGAAGAAAGCAGTGGATTTGTCTCGACCGCTTTATGAGAAGCCCCCTGCAGATTCCCATGCACTTGGGGAGTGGGGGAAAGCCAGCAAACTCCAGCTCAAGGAGGGTGAACTGAAGCAGCAAGAAGAACTCATTGAGAGATATGCCATTAATATTTACCTCAGTGACAGGATTTCCCTGCACCGCCACATAGAGGATAAAAGAATGTATGAGTGTAAATCCAAGAAATTTAACTATAGGAGACTTCCCACCACTTCTGTTATCGTTGCTTTCTATAACGAAGCCTGGTCGACTTTGCTCCGCACCATCCACAGTGTTTTAGAAACTTCTCCTGCAGTCCTTTTGAAGGAGATCATCTTAGTCGATGACTTGAGCGACAGAGTTTATTTGAAGACACAACTTGAAACTTACATCAGCAATCTCGATAGAGTCCGCTTGATTAGAACAAATAAGCGGGAGGGGCTGGTTAGGGCCCGTCTGATTGGGGCCACTTTTGCCACTGGGGATGTCCTCACTTTCCTGGATTGTCACTGTGAGTGTAATACTGGTTGGCTGGAGCCACTTTTGGAAAGGATTGCTAAAGATGAAACAGCAATTGTTTGTCCGGTTATAGACACCATTGACTGGAATACTTTTGAATTCTATATGCAGACTGGGGAGCCGATGATTGGTGGGTTTGACTGGCGTCTAACGTTCCAGTGGCATTCTGTCCCCAAACAcgaaagggagaggaggaaaacgAGAATTGACCCAATCAGATCACCCACCATGGCTGGAGGACTGTTTGCTGTcagcaaaaaatattttcagtaccTTGGAACTTATGACACTGGGATGGAAGTGTGGGGAGGTGAAAATCTGGAGCTGTCTTTTAGGGTGTGGCAGTGTGGAGGTAAACTGGAGATCCACCCCTGTTCTCACGTGGGCCACGTATTCCCCAAGCGGGCGCCATACGCTCGTCCCAACTTCCTGCAGAATACTGCTCGGGCAGCGGAAGTGTGGATGGACGGGTACAAAGAGCATTTCTACAATCGAAACCCTCCAGCAAGGAAAGAAGCTTATGGTgatatttctgaaagaaaattacTACGAGAACGGCTGAGGTGCAAGAGCTTTGACTGGtatttgaaaaatgtgttttctaattTACATGTTCCAGAGGATAGGCCAGGCTGGCACGGAGCTATTCGCAGTATTGGGATCTCTTCTGAATGTTTAGATTATAATTCTCCTGACAGCAACCCCACAGGTGCTAACCTTTCACTGTTTGGATGCCACGGTCAAGGAGGCAATCAATTCTTTGAATATACTTCAAACAAAGAAATAAGGTTTAATTCAGTGACAGAGTTATGTGCAGAGGTTGCTGAGCAAAAAAGTCAcgtgggaatgcaaaattgtcCCAAAGATGGGTTTCCTGTTCCAGCAAACATTATTTGGTATTTTAAAGAAGATGGAACCATTTTTCATCCCCACTCAGGACTGTGTCTTAGTGCTTACCGGACACCTGAGGGCCGACCTGATGTTCAAATGCGAACTTGTGATGCTCTAGATAAAAATCAAATCTGGAAGTTTGAGAAATAG